In the Desulfitobacterium hafniense DCB-2 genome, CGGAGCAACGAGATGAGGAGCGCGCCAGTTATATGCGCAAGGCTATGGCCGAAGTGAAATAAATGCTTAATGAATTAAAACAAGGATGGTGAAATCAAAATGAATGAAAAATATACGGAAAAGGCTCTCAAGGCGCTGCAATTCGCCTCAGACGAAGCTAAGCGCATGGGCTCCAATGTGATTGGCACCGAGCATCTGCTGCTTGGTTTAGTGGCTGAAGGGGAAGGTATCGCCGCCAAATCCCTTCATGGCATCGGGGTGACTCCGGAGAAAATCCGGGAACAAATCGGCAACCTGACTGGTATCGGCCAGCCTTTTACCGGAGAGGTAAGCCTGACTCCCCGGGTTAAACGGGTAATGGAGCTGGCTCATGAAGAAGCCCGTCGTCATGGGGTCAGCTATATCGGTACTGAGCATCTGCTCCTCGGTCTGCTGATGGAAGGAGAAGGTGTAGCGGCCCGGGTGCTGCGCAATCTCGGTGTGAGCCCGGAAAGAATTTGGAAGCAAGTGGTTCAGCTTTTAGGAGGTCAACCGGATGATATTCCCATGCCCGGCGGTGCTCCCGGGCCCGGCACAGCCAAGAATAACGGAGCTGCCAATACGCCGGCTTTGAATGAATTTGGCCGGGATCTGACCCAGCAAGCCCGGGAGGGCAGGCTGGACCCGGTAGTGGGACGGGAAGACGAGATTGAGCGTGTAGTTCAGGTCCTCAGCCGCCGCACCAAAAATAATCCTGTGCTCATCGGCGAACCGGGGGTAGGGAAAACGGCCATTGCCGAGGGGCTGGCCCAACGGATCATCAATAATAAAGTGCCCGAAACCCTGGCGGGCAAGCGGGTGGTTACCTTAGATCTCTCCGCTGTGGTGGCTGGAAGCAAGTATCGCGGGGAATTTGAAGAGCGCCTGAAAAAGGTCATGGAAGAGATTCGGGTGGACGGCCGCATTATCGTTTTCATCGATGAGCTTCACACCTTAATCGGAGCCGGAGCGGCTGAAGGAGCCATCGATGCGGCCAATATCCTCAAACCGGCCTTAGCCCGGGGAGAGCTCCAATGCATCGGCGCGACGACCTTGGATGAATATCGTAAATATATTGAAAAAGATCCCGCTCTGGAGCGGCGTTTCCAGCCTATTACGGTAGGAGAGCCTACAGTAGAGCAGGCTGTTCAGATTCTCTTGGGTTTACGGGATCGTTATGAAGCCCATCACCGGACCCAGATTACCGATGAAGCGGTGGAAGCAGCTGTGAAGATGTCCGATCGCTATATCTCGGATCGCTTCCTTCCCGATAAGGCCATTGATTTAATGGATGAGGCTGCTTCCCGTGTGCGCTTGGCAGCCTTTACAGCTCCCCCCGATCTTAAGTCTTTGGAAGAAAAGATCGAAGCCTTAAAGAGTGAGAAGGAAGCGGCTGTCTTAGGTCAGGAGTTTGAAAAAGCGGCTAAATTCCGGGATGAGGAGCATCAGCTTCGGGAAGAGCTTGCTCAGCTTCGCAACACCTGGGAGAGTAAACGGGATATAAGCCAAAGTCAGGTCACCGCCGATGATATCGCTCAGATCGTGGCCAGTTGGACAGGAATTCCGGTGAAGAAGCTGGCTCAGGAAGAAAGCGAACGGCTCCTGGGCTTGGAAGAAACTCTCCATCAACGGGTGGTGGGGCAAGAAGATGCTGTGAAGGCTGTTTCCCGCGCTGTGCGGCGGGCTCGTGCCGGATTGAAAGATCCCAAACGCCCGGTAGGTTCCTTCATCTTCCTCGGGCCCACCGGCGTGGGCAAGACCGAACTGGCCCGGGCTTTGGCAGAAGCTTTATTTGGTGAGGAAGACGCTCTGATTCGTATCGATATGTCCGAATATATGGAGAAGCATGCGGTTTCCCGTCTGGTGGGAGCACCTCCCGGATACATCGGTCATGATGAAGGGGGCCAATTGACCGAAGCCATCCGCCGTAAACCCTATAGTGTTATCCTGCTGGATGAAATCGAAAAAGCTCATCCTGAGGTCTTCAATATCCTGCTGCAGGTTCTGGAGGATGGCCGTCTCACCGATACCAAGGGCAGGACGGTGGATTTCCGTAATGCGGTGATTATTATGACCTCCAATGTGGGCGCTTCCTTCATGAAGAAAGAAGCTTTGGGCTTTGCCTCCCGCCGGGATGAGGAAACCGAGTACAAGAATATGAGCTCACGGGTAATGGAGGAACTGAAAAAGACCTTCCGTCCGGAGTTCCTCAACCGGGTGGACGAAATTGTGGTCTTCCATTCCCTGCAAACTGAGGGACTCTTGAAGATTACCGAGATTTTGATGAAGCAGGTTAATGGCCGTCTCCAGGAACAGGGCTATGATCTGCAGGTGGAAAAGAGTGCTCTTGAGCTGATTGCCAAAGAGGGCAATGATCCTACCTTCGGCGCCCGTCCTCTGCGCCGGGCTATCCAACGCCTGATCGAAGACAGCTTGTCGGAAAAGATTCTCCTCGGAGAATTTAAGTCCGGGGACAAAATCAAAGTTGAGGCCGTAGAGGACAAGATGAAATTCGCCAAAGTCAGAGCCCGTAAAAGCAAAAAGGCCGAAGCGGCGGAGTAGGTTGAATGATGAGCCATAGACTAGCCCTGGGGTTAGTCTATGGTGCTTCTTGTGGCCGATCCTGTGACCGATCTTGATGAATTTTGTATTCTTAAGCGGATCCCACTGGAATGAAAAGGGTTTTGAGTCCTCTGCGCCGTATAATAATTGGGTTGGATGAATTTCACAACTTTATCTTTGAGGCGCAAGCCAAAGCTCTTTGCGGGAGTTAGTGTATTATAGAACATATACGGAGGAAAGGCGGATAGGGTTTTGGCAAAGGTGAAGACGCGGTTTTTTTGTCAGTCCTGCGGTCAGGAAAGCCCCCGGTGGTTGGGGAAATGTCCGGGCTGTGGGGAATGGAATACCTTAGTTGAAGAAGTTGTGGAGCGTGCCGCTGCCAAGCGTACCCCCTTAGGAGTAAAGGCAACGCCTTTGACAGAGATTCAGATCCGGGAGGAAGAACGGGTCAGCTCGGGCAGTCAGGAGTTGAACAGGGTCTTGGGTGGGGGAATCGTCCCCGGCTCCTTTGTTCTTCTGGGCGGCGAGCCGGGCATCGGCAAATCCACCCTGCTTCTGCAAACGGCGGGATTATTGGCCAAGGGCATGGATGTACTGTATATCTCCGGAGAAGAATCGGAGAAGCAGATTAAGCTGAGAGCAGAGCGGCTGGGCATTAAGGAATCCCGTTTGCATATTTTAACGGAGACCCGGCTGGAGGTGGTCCGGGACGTGGCTTTGGCTATGGGGCCGGGTCTCTTAATCGTCGATTCTATCCAAACCATGGTGCTGGAAGAGCTGCAGGCCGCCGCAGGCAGTGTGAGCCAGGTGCGGGAGGGCGCAGCCTTTTTGATGCGGTTAGCCAAAGAGGAGGAGATCCCCATCTTTCTCGTCGGCCATGTGACCAAGGAAGGAGCTATCGCCGGACCGAGAGTACTGGAACATATTGTGGATACGGTGCTTTATTTTGAAGGGGACCGTCATCATGTTTATCGTTTGTTAAGGGCTGTGAAGAATCGTTTCGGCTCCACCAATGAGATCGGTGTTTTTGAGATGCATGAAGACGGCCTGGTGGAGGTTCCCAATCCCTCCAAAGTGTTCTTGGGAGAGAATTCAGCCACGGCCCCCGGCTCCTCGGTGGCGGTGATCGTGGAAGGTTCCCGGCCTTTGCTGGTGGAGATTCAGGCTCTCGTGACACCTACCACCTATGGACCGCCTCGCCGTACGGCTACGGGAATCGACTACAACCGGATTTTGATGCTCTTGGCTGTTTTGGATAAAAAGGTAGGCCTTCATCTGGGAGCCCAGGATGTGTTTATCAATATTGCCGGCGGTATCCGCATCGATGAACCGGGAGTAGATCTGGCCTGCATTGCAGCCATTGCCTCCAGCCTGGGGGAACGGCCGCTGAAGCGTTATGCTCTGGTTGGGGAAGTGGGGCTTACCGGAGAAGTGCGCGGGATTTCTCAGATCGAGAAGCGGGTGAAGGAAGCTGTGAAGCTGGGCTTTGAAGGCTGCATTATTCCCCGGATTAATGTCTCAGCGGTGAAGGTTCCCGGGAATTTTACGGTGATTGCGGTGAAGACGGTGGAGGAGGCTGTTCAGGTTATGTTTGAGCAGTAATCTTGATGGGCTTGAAATGGATATAAAATAAGCCGCATCCTGAAGATACGGCTGTAACAGATTTTTCACTAAAAGTTAAGAGAATGTTTATGGTTTATTTAAGGTTCACATGGTAACATCAGAATTGAGCGGGTTCTAGGTGAGGTTAAAGATGGTCAGGGTAGAAAGTCGTGTTTCTTCTTTTTGGATGACGTCGTCAAGAGAAATTCCCAGGGTGTTTGCTAAGGCGGCTATGTAGAAGAGCTGCTTACCCAGTTCCGTTTCGATGATGTCTTTGCAGCTTTCGCAAAGCTCGCCGTCAAGCTGGCTGTCCAGCAAACTTTTTAAGTCGCTAAAACTCGCTTCTTCCGGGATAGGCTTCTTGCGGGCGTCTATGCTTAAGCAGCCACAATCAGTTACCGTCTTGACTACAGCCCGATTGACCCGAGCGGAGGCTTCCTGACCCTTGGTCAGGATATCCAAGACACTTTGGTGGCGGATTAAGAGAGATTCAACGAGTATCTGATAGCGATCCGTGAGATTTTCCATGAGTTATTTCCTCACTCCTTTCTGACACCTTAATTATAGCGAGCGTTTGGTGGAGTTGTCAATTTTCTACAATCCTCTAATTCTGATAAGGAAAACTCGAAGAAAACAAGAAATTGACAGAATAGCTCGTCTGTGATATAATTAAAAAATTTTTGACCCCCTATTTAAATATTGCTATAATGAGTATAAGGGGGGATCTGAATGTTTGATATCGGAGATAGAGTGGTTTACCCTATGCACGGGGCAGGTATCATTGAAGCTATCGAAGAGCGGGAAGTTCTTGGCGAGTCCCATCAGTACTATGTCATGAATATTCCCGTAGGGAATATGAAGGTTTATATACCTTTAAAAAATGTGAATCAATTGGGTATACGGGGGGTTATCTCTTCCGAAGAGGTGCCTCAGGTTTTAAAAATTCTAGAAAATGAAAGTACTCTGCCTGCTTTGGCCTGGAACAGAAGATACCGGGCCAATATGGATCGAATAAAAAGCGGGGATATATATTCTGTTGCGGAGGTGGTGCGCAGTCTTTCTCAAAGGGATAGGGAAAAGGGCTTATCGACAGGTGAGAAGAAAATGTATGATAATGCTTATCAGATTCTCGTCAGCGAATTGATTCTGGCCGAGGGTGTGCAAGCAGATGAAATGTCAGAGAGAATTAAGGGACTTCTTGCCTAAATTTTAGAATTGAAAATATATGGTAATTTCTTGTATAATGAAAAAAGGTTTCAGCCAAAATATGATAAAGGAGGTGAAATGATGATTCGCAACATTGTGCGCGTTATCATCACGGTTTTAGCAGGTGCCATAGGTTTTTACCTTAATGTTGTTCTTATGAGACTTGATGTGCTCCAGTCTCTGGGATGGCAGATTTCTCCCATTTGGGCTTTTGTGGCGATGGTAGCAATTTTTGCTATTCTCGGCTTCCTGATTGCTCCGGCGAGCATGCGAGGTTTTTTGAAGATGATTTCCTGGTTCGATGCCCGCATGACTAAAGTGCCTACACACGATTTGATTGGTGGAGCAGTTGGTGTTATTATCGGACTTATAATTGCTAGTTTATTAAGCAGTGCCTTGAGGGGCATCCCCATTATCGGCTCTGTAATATCCATTATTTTAAGCGTTTCCCTTGGTTATTTAGGTTTGATCATTGGGGTAAAACGCAAAGAAGAGGTTTTGGGCTTCTTCACCTTTCTTCCGAAATTTAAAGGGGATAAAGGAGAGAAAGGCAAGGGCAAGGATGGCAATAGACAAAGTCTTGGCGCAGCTCTGCCCAATTATAAAATTTTGGATACCAGTGTGATTATCGATGGGCGTATTGCGGACATCGTTCAGACCGGCTTTCTTGAAGGCACACTTCTGATCCCGGGCTTTGTTCTGGAAGAGCTTCAGCATATCGCGGACTCCTCCGATCTGCTGAAGCGCAACCGCGGTCGTCGGGGCCTGGATATCTTAAACCAAATCTCCAAGGAAGAGTTGGCAAACAATGTGGAGATCATGGAGATAGATTTCGAAGATATTTCTGAAGTGGACAGCAAATTGGTCCGCTTAGGGCAGAATCTTGGCGCTCCTATCCTCACCAACGACTATAACCTTAATAAGGTAGCGGAACTGCAAGGGGTCAAGGTCCTCAATATCAATGAGCTGGCCAACGCAGTGAAGCCTATTGTCCTTCCCGGAGAAGAAATGGAAGTTCAGGTGATGAAAGAGGGCAAGGAGCCGGGACAAGGGGTAGCCTATCTGGATGACGGCACCATGATCGTTGTGGATACCGGCCGGCGTTATATGGGGCAAACCATCACCGTGTTGGTAACAAGTGTACTGCAGACTGCCGCGGGACGGATGATTTTTGCCAAACCCAAAGCTCTTGTTGAAAAAAAGTCGATTGGCCTGTCGGGGACGAATGAGGTGAATGCGCTTGGTTAAGCTGGGTGTCATCATCCCTGCTGCAGGTCAAGGAAAACGCATGGGAGCCTCTGTCAATAAACAATTCCTCCCTTTACAGGGACGCCCGCTTCTCGCCCATACTCTCTCGCTCTTTGAGCGGTCCGGGGCTGTCGCTGAGATTGTAATTGTCAGTGCAAAAGAGGATAGGGAACGAATCGCTGAATTGGTTCGTACAGAAGGTTTTCAGAAGGTCTCCGCCATTGTCTTAGGCGGAGAAGAACGTCAGGAATCAGTATTTGCGGGGGTAAAGGCTCTTAGCTCGTTAATCCAAAGGGTGGCGGTCCATGATGGGGCCCGCCCCCTTTTGACTTGTCTGGAATTAAACCGGTTTTTTACAGAGGCGGAAAAGTTTGGGGCAGCCATTATGGCTGTTCCGGTCAAGGATACGATTAAACGAGTCGATGCCCAGGGCAAGGTCCTGGAGACACCTCCCCGGGAAACCCTGAGGGCTGTCCAGACTCCCCAAGTCTTTGCCCGCTCCCTCCTGGAAGAAGCCCATCATAAGGCAAGAGAAGCGGGGTACCTCACCACGGACGATGCCGCTCTTATCGAATGGCTGGGTCACCCTGTCCAAACCCTGATGGGTTCCCTGGAAAATATCAAAATCACCACTCCCGAAGACCTGGACCTGGCCGAGGCTATCCTCGCCAAGCGAATGAATCAGGTGAATCATGGGGACAGGTCCCTTGATTCACTCTAGTTCAGGGAACGAATGAAGTAAGTGAACCGCCCTTAGATCAATAAGTTAAATCAATAAATTAGATCAGCAAGTTCAGAAGGAGATAATCCATGCTAAGAGTAGGAATTGGCTATGACGTTCATGCCCTGGTGGCGGGGCGTCCTCTCATACTGGCTGGAATAGACATCCCCCATGAAAAAGGATTGTTGGGTCATTCCGATGCCGATGTCTTAACCCATACCCTCATGGATGCCCTCTTAGGGGCCTTGGCCCTGGGGGATCTGGGGAAGCATTTTCCGGATACCGATGAGCGATATCGGGGGATTTCCAGCATGAAGCTGCTTGAACAGGTTATGAAGCTGCTGGAGGAACGAGGCTATGCCATCGGCAATATTGACTGCATCATCGCCGCCCAGCGGCCAAAGCTGGCTCCCTATATTCCCCAAATGCGGGAGAATCTCGCCCGTGCTCTCAAAACCGATCTGGAAAACGTTTCGGTAAAGGCAACCACCACGGAGCGTCTGGGTTTCGAAGGCCGTGAAGAAGGAATCAGTTCTCAGGCTATTGTGTGCCTGGTTAAGGTTTGAGTTAAACTATTTTATTCAAGGAGGATACCTATGCTTAAAGTTCGTTTTGCCCCCAGCCCGACGGGCCCCTTACATATCGGCGGTGCACGTTCCGCCCTCTTTAATTACCTGCTCGCCCGCAAAGAAGACGGGGTTTTTATCGTCCGCAGTGAGGATACCGATCTGGAGCGCTCCAGCCGGGAATCGGAACACAATATTATGGAGGCTCTGCGCTGGCTCAACATTCAATGGGATGAAGGAATCGAAGTCGGCGGCGACAACGGACCTTACCGCCAGACCGAGCGTCTGGCTCTTTATCAGGAATATACGGACAGGCTTCTCGCCAGCGGAGACGCCTATTATTGCTATTGTTCAGAAGAAGAGCTGGAGCAGGAACGCCAGGATTTGATGGCTAAAGGGGAAACTCCCCGCTACCTGGGTAAATGCCGTCATCTTTCCGCAGCAGAGCGCCAAACATACGAAGCGGCGGGCCGTAAACCTGTGGTTCGTTTTCGGGTGCCTGAAGGCCGGCAGATCCTGATCAACGACCGGGTGCGGGGAGAAGTGGTCTTTGACAGCGACGGCATCGGCGATTATGTCATCGTTAAGTCCGATGGCATTCCCACCTATAATTTTGCCGTGGTCATCGACGATACCACTATGAATATCACCCATGTCATCCGCGGGGAAGAACATCTCTCCAATACTCCCCGACAAGTGCTGATTTACCAGGCTTTAGGCCTCCCCACTCCGGAATTCGCTCATATCTCCCTGATTCTCAACACTGAAGGAAAAAAGATGAGCAAACGGGATGGGGATACAGCGGTTATCGATTATCAGGCCAAAGGATATCTGCCGGAGGCTGTGGTGAATTTCATTGCCCTGATGGGCTGGTCTCCCCCGGGGGAAGAAGAATTCTTTACCCTGGAGGAAATGACCCAAGCCTTCTCTTTGGAGCGGGTCTCCAAGAGTCCGGCGGTTTTTGACTTGAATAAACTAAACTATATGAACGCTCATTATATTAAGCAGGCGGACCCCGAGCGACTCACAGATTTGGCTGTGCCTTATCTCCGGGAGATGGGAGCTATTCCCCAGGGAACCCTTTCCGAAGAGGAACGGGCCTGGGTGACTCACTACGTTCAAGCCATCATTAATCACCTATCCTATATGGCTCAGGTTAAGGATTTTGTCCATTATGTACAGGGGGGAGAAGCTCCCACTCCGGAAGGGGAAGCCCTGGAGATCCTGCAAGGGGAGCAAGTCCCGGCTGTTCTGGACCTCTTTGTGGAAAAATTAAAGAGCCTGGAGGCAATTCGTGTCGATACGGTGAAGCCTTTATTTAAGCAGATCACCAAAGAAACGAAGCTGGGCGGCAAACAAGTCTTTATGCCCATTCGGATCGCACTGACCGGACAGATGCATGGACCGGAGCTCTATGACATTGTCCCGCTGCTGGGGCTGGAGAATGTGCTGAGCCGCTTGGCGGGGACGAAAGCTTTGCTTGCCGGCAGCCGCTAATAGGATGTGGCTTACTGCTTTTGAAAATAGACTCGTGAGTTAGTCTCCAGGATTTTGATTTACACCGGTCGCTTCATAAGCTGCGCGGCCCGACTGACTTACTCTGTTGACAGCTTCTTAAGGATTCTCTATACTAACACCATGAGTTGCATTTGCATATAATGCAATAGATCCTTTTTGTTTGTGAATATGAAAGGTACGTCATGAAGGGAAAGAGTAGAAAGAGACCTTTGTCAAAGAGAGGATGGAAAAGGTGGAAGCCATCCCGGAGGATCTTTTGAAGTGCGTCCTGGAGCGTTTGAAGGGTGAACAGATCCTTCCGTAAGGCTGCGTTAAGGCTGTGAGTGGAGCAGGAAACTGTTCAATCAGAGTGGAACCGCGGAAATCCTTCGTCTCTGGACGGAGGGTTTCTTTTTATATTGAGTTGGTTTTCGGTGTCCTGTGGTTTTAAGATGGATTTATCTGTAGAAGGTGATATGTGGTGTTTGGCCAAATTAAGCAAGACATTAAAGTGATTTTTGAAAGAGATCCGGCGGCTAAAACGATAGTTGAGGTTATCCTGTGCTATCCGGGTCTTCATGCGTTGATCGCCCATCGTCTGGCACACTGTCTGTATAAAAAGAATATGGTTTTAATCCCTCGCTTAATCTCCCAGACCTCCCGTTTTTTTACGGGGATAGAAATTCATCCCGGTGCGAAAATCGGCCAGGGGCTCTTTATTGATCACGGGATGGGAGTGGTCATCGGGGAGACGGCCGAAGTGGGGGATAATGTTACCATCTACCAAGGGGTCACTCTGGGCGGAACAGGTAAGGAAAAAGGGAAAAGACACCCTACTGTTGGGAATAATGTTTTTATCGGTTCGGGAGCTAAAATATTAGGTTCCATTAAAATTGGGGATAATGTTAAAATCGGGGCAGGATCTGTGGTCACGAAGCCTGTTCCCAGCAATACCACGGTGGTGGGTGTTCCTGGAAAGGTTGTCTCACGCCACGGGATGCCCTTAAAGGAATTGCATGTGGTTACGAAATCCGTATGTAATAAAGAGATCCGGGCAGAAGAAATGCCGGATCCTGTTCAAGAAACATTGCAAATCCTCATGGAACGGATTAATTATCTGGAGAAAAAACTAGGGGAAAAGGAGAGCTGAATGCAATGGCATTAAGACTATTCAACACCATGAGCCACCAAAAAGAGGAGTTTAAGCCACGGGAAGAAGGCAAAGTGGGCATGTATACCTGCGGCCCAACGGTGTACAACTACTTCCATGTGGGCAATGGACGGATGCTTGTTGTCTTTGATATGATCCGCCGCTATCTTTTATATAAAGGCTATGATGTGACCTTCGTTCAAAATTTTACCGATATTGATGATAAGATTATCAAGCGGGGCCAGGAAGAGGGAAGGGATCCCCTGGAGCTGGCCCAGGATTATATCGGAGAATATTTTAAGGATGCCGCAGCTCTTAACCTGATGCCGGCCTCCATACATCCCAAAGCCACCGATCATATTCCGGAGATGATCGAGATTATTAAAGGCCTGGAGGAGCAAGGCTTAGCTTATGCTGTGGACGGGGACGTTTATTTTGCCGTGGACAAGCTTCCCGCTTATGGTAAGCTTTCCGGCCGGACGCTGGAGGATATGCAAGCCGGTGCCCGGGTGGAAGTAGGGGAACGCAAACAGAACCCCATGGATTTTGCACTGTGGAAAAATGCCAAACCCGGGGAGCCCTTTTGGGAAAGCCCTTGGGGAAAAGGCCGTCCCGGCTGGCATATTGAGTGTAGTGCCATGTCCTTGAAGTATTTGGGCTCCGGCTTTGATATTCACGGAGGAGGGGGAGATTTGGTCTTCCCTCACCATGAAAATGAAATTGCCCAAGCGGAAGGATATCTCCATGGCGAGACCTTTGCCCGGTATTGGATGCATAATGCCTTTTTAACCATCAATCAACAGAAAATGTCCAAATCCCTGGGGAACTTTTTTACGGTTCGGGAGATTCTTGAACATTTCCCCGGGGAAGTGATTCGTTTTTATCTTCTGGGCACTCATTACCGCAGTCCGTTGGACTTTGATGATGAGAATCTGCAGATGGCTCAGAAAGGTTTGGAGCGTCTGCAGACCAGCATCCGCCTGGCCGATGAAGCACTGGGCCGCCAGGGACAAAACTCCGCAGATGCCGCCTCCGGGCAAAAGCTAAGGGCAGCAGCAGAAGAAGCCCGCCGGGAATTCGCAGAGGCTATGGATGACGACTTTAACTCCGCCCTGGCTTATGCCAGCCTCTTTGAGTTGGGGAAAGCCATTAACGCTCATGTGCAAGCTTATCCCTACAGCTCGGAAGGTCTGTTAAAAGCCAGAGCTACCCTTTGGGAGCTGGCTGATGTCCTGGGCTTTGATCTGGCTAAGCCTGCCAACCAAGCTGAAGCCGGCAACCAAAAACTGGATCAAGTCATGGAGCTCCTCCTGGAAGTAAGAGCCATTGCCCGGAAAAAGAAAGACTGGGAAATGTCCGACCTGATCCGGGACCGGCTGAAAGATCTGGGAATTGTTCTGGAAGATACTCCTCAAGGGGCGCGTTGGACCCTGAAATAGAAAGGAGGGAAGGGCATTCTGCCCGCTCCCATGCCAAGATCCTGGCAGGAAATGAATGCCCTTACCCTGGCCTATCTGGGAGATGTGGTCTATGAGCTTTGGGTCAGGACCCATCTTCTCAATAATGGCTATGAAAAGGTTAATGAACTTCACCGCCTGGCTACCCAATATGTCCGGGCGGGGACCCAAGCCAAGCTTCTTCACCATATTCTCCCTCATCTCGATGAACAGGAGCTCTCGGTGGTTCACCGGGGCAGAAATGCTAAAGGGGGCCACCCTAAAAGCACCGATGTCGTAACATACCGCTATGCCACCGGCTTTGAAGCGCTGGTAGGCTATTGGCAGCTAACCGGCAGGACAGAGCGTATGCTGTGGGCCTTTGAGCAGGTGGACCAATTTGTTGGGGAAGAGGATGAAGGAAAAGGCAAGGGAGAAACAGCCAAGGAAGAAGAATCCATCACTGATGCATTGAGCCCGGCGGAGCAGTCGGAGATAGACTGCTGAAGTCGGGGGAGGAATATAGGGGGAGAGAGAAGTGAATGTTGAACTGATTCAATACACACCGGATCCGGAAAAAGTCATTGCTGCCGCTGCTCGTTTGTGCTATTCGCCTGATCCGGTTCCGGAGCTCATGGAAAAGTTGGATGAGGAAAAGGTAGCCAATCTTGTCCAGAAGCTTCGCGCCATGGGTCATCTTTCGACCTTTGAACACATTAGCTTTCAATTCTCCATCGATGGGGTATCCCGTGCGTTATCCCATCAATTGGTTCGCCATCGGATCGCCAGCTATTCTCAACGATCACAGCGGTATGTAAAAGAAGAGGGGTTTGACTTCGTCACCCCCCCGACCATACGCCGTAATCCCCAAACCCAGGAACGCTTCGAGAATATTATGGCCACTCTGCAGGAGGAATACCAAGCTCTGTTGGCGATGGTTCCCGCAGAGGATGCCCGTTATATCCTTCCCAATGCCTGCACCACCTCGTTGATGGCTACCTTTAATGCCCGCTCTTTGCTGAATTTCTTCGAACATCGAACCTGCATGCGCGCCCAGTGGGAAATTCGCATCCTGGCCGAAAAAATGCTGGAGCTGGTCCGGGAAGTTGCCCCTAATGTTTTTGGTCAAGCCGGGCCTACCTGTGTCACTCAAGGGGTTTGTCACGAAGGGGCCATGAGCTGCGGACGGATCAAGGCACTGAAGAAGGAAGCGGAAAGGATGACCCTAATCTATGACCGATGAAATCGTCTATGGACGCAACGCTGTTTGGGAACTTCTCCAATCGGGCAAACCCGTCAATAAGCTCCTCCTGCAAGGGGAAGGCACGGCCGGCCGCTTCCAGGACATAGTCAGCCATGCCCGGGCTCAGAAGATTCCCTTTCAATTTGTGGATAAAGCAGCTCTGGATCGTTTAA is a window encoding:
- the gltX gene encoding glutamate--tRNA ligase, with product MLKVRFAPSPTGPLHIGGARSALFNYLLARKEDGVFIVRSEDTDLERSSRESEHNIMEALRWLNIQWDEGIEVGGDNGPYRQTERLALYQEYTDRLLASGDAYYCYCSEEELEQERQDLMAKGETPRYLGKCRHLSAAERQTYEAAGRKPVVRFRVPEGRQILINDRVRGEVVFDSDGIGDYVIVKSDGIPTYNFAVVIDDTTMNITHVIRGEEHLSNTPRQVLIYQALGLPTPEFAHISLILNTEGKKMSKRDGDTAVIDYQAKGYLPEAVVNFIALMGWSPPGEEEFFTLEEMTQAFSLERVSKSPAVFDLNKLNYMNAHYIKQADPERLTDLAVPYLREMGAIPQGTLSEEERAWVTHYVQAIINHLSYMAQVKDFVHYVQGGEAPTPEGEALEILQGEQVPAVLDLFVEKLKSLEAIRVDTVKPLFKQITKETKLGGKQVFMPIRIALTGQMHGPELYDIVPLLGLENVLSRLAGTKALLAGSR
- the cysE gene encoding serine O-acetyltransferase → MVFGQIKQDIKVIFERDPAAKTIVEVILCYPGLHALIAHRLAHCLYKKNMVLIPRLISQTSRFFTGIEIHPGAKIGQGLFIDHGMGVVIGETAEVGDNVTIYQGVTLGGTGKEKGKRHPTVGNNVFIGSGAKILGSIKIGDNVKIGAGSVVTKPVPSNTTVVGVPGKVVSRHGMPLKELHVVTKSVCNKEIRAEEMPDPVQETLQILMERINYLEKKLGEKES
- the cysS gene encoding cysteine--tRNA ligase; amino-acid sequence: MALRLFNTMSHQKEEFKPREEGKVGMYTCGPTVYNYFHVGNGRMLVVFDMIRRYLLYKGYDVTFVQNFTDIDDKIIKRGQEEGRDPLELAQDYIGEYFKDAAALNLMPASIHPKATDHIPEMIEIIKGLEEQGLAYAVDGDVYFAVDKLPAYGKLSGRTLEDMQAGARVEVGERKQNPMDFALWKNAKPGEPFWESPWGKGRPGWHIECSAMSLKYLGSGFDIHGGGGDLVFPHHENEIAQAEGYLHGETFARYWMHNAFLTINQQKMSKSLGNFFTVREILEHFPGEVIRFYLLGTHYRSPLDFDDENLQMAQKGLERLQTSIRLADEALGRQGQNSADAASGQKLRAAAEEARREFAEAMDDDFNSALAYASLFELGKAINAHVQAYPYSSEGLLKARATLWELADVLGFDLAKPANQAEAGNQKLDQVMELLLEVRAIARKKKDWEMSDLIRDRLKDLGIVLEDTPQGARWTLK
- a CDS encoding Mini-ribonuclease 3; the encoded protein is MPRSWQEMNALTLAYLGDVVYELWVRTHLLNNGYEKVNELHRLATQYVRAGTQAKLLHHILPHLDEQELSVVHRGRNAKGGHPKSTDVVTYRYATGFEALVGYWQLTGRTERMLWAFEQVDQFVGEEDEGKGKGETAKEEESITDALSPAEQSEIDC
- the thyX gene encoding FAD-dependent thymidylate synthase, coding for MNVELIQYTPDPEKVIAAAARLCYSPDPVPELMEKLDEEKVANLVQKLRAMGHLSTFEHISFQFSIDGVSRALSHQLVRHRIASYSQRSQRYVKEEGFDFVTPPTIRRNPQTQERFENIMATLQEEYQALLAMVPAEDARYILPNACTTSLMATFNARSLLNFFEHRTCMRAQWEIRILAEKMLELVREVAPNVFGQAGPTCVTQGVCHEGAMSCGRIKALKKEAERMTLIYDR